Proteins from a single region of Sneathiella aquimaris:
- the ihfB gene encoding integration host factor subunit beta, protein MIKSELIAILAEKNPHLYLRDVERIVTTIFSEISEAMARGDRVELRGFGAFSTKERSARIGRNPRTGDAVQVEKKYVPYFKCGKELRERLNDSKA, encoded by the coding sequence ATGATAAAATCGGAGCTTATTGCAATTCTTGCAGAGAAAAACCCGCACCTCTATCTGCGGGATGTAGAACGCATCGTAACGACAATATTTAGCGAAATTTCAGAAGCAATGGCCCGGGGGGATCGGGTCGAACTTCGTGGATTTGGCGCATTTTCTACAAAAGAACGTTCTGCAAGGATCGGTCGCAACCCACGAACAGGGGATGCTGTTCAGGTTGAAAAGAAATATGTACCCTATTTTAAATGCGGTAAAGAATTGCGTGAAAGATTGAACGACAGTAAAGCTTAA
- the rpsA gene encoding 30S ribosomal protein S1, with protein MSNTTLAEGRAVEDFAAMLDASYGTSESLEGTVIKGTVVSIEKDLAIIDVGLKSEGRIPLKEFAAPGQDADLKPGDTVEVFLERIENSAGEAVLSRDKARREEAWGKLEVAFAANERVDGVIFGRVKGGFTVDLSGAVAFLPGSQVDVRPVRDIAPLRGIPQPFQILKMDRRRGNIVVSRRAVLEESRAEARAELIGTLEEGQTLEGVVKNITDYGAFVDLGGVDGLLHVTDVAWRRVNHPSEALTIGETVKVQVIRLNKETQRISLGMKQLQTDPWDSLEAKYPLNAKFTGRVTNITDYGAFVELEPGVEGLVHVSEMSWTKKNVHPGKIVSTSQEVEVMVLEVDESRRRISLGLKQCLDNPWEQFAETIPVGTTIKGEVKNITEFGLFIGLENDVDGMVHMSDIDWNEPGEKAIQEYKKGDEVTAKVLDIDIEKERISLGIKQMSEDPFAGATELKKGSVVTCTVTAIQEAGVEVEVSEGVVGFIRKGDLSRDRAEQRPDRFAVGDKIDAKITSIDNKTRKVTLSIKAKEVAEEKEAVAQYGSSDAGASLGDILGAAMRKANEGDEE; from the coding sequence ATGTCTAATACTACTTTAGCTGAAGGTCGTGCAGTAGAAGATTTTGCTGCCATGCTCGACGCGTCCTATGGGACAAGTGAGAGCCTTGAAGGTACTGTTATTAAAGGAACGGTTGTCAGCATCGAAAAAGATCTGGCCATCATCGACGTTGGACTTAAGTCTGAAGGTCGTATTCCTCTTAAAGAATTTGCAGCTCCTGGTCAGGATGCTGATTTAAAGCCGGGTGACACTGTAGAAGTGTTCCTGGAACGCATTGAAAATTCCGCTGGTGAAGCTGTCCTGTCTCGTGACAAAGCGCGCCGTGAAGAAGCTTGGGGCAAACTCGAAGTTGCTTTCGCTGCTAATGAACGGGTTGACGGTGTAATTTTCGGTCGTGTTAAAGGTGGCTTCACTGTTGACCTTTCAGGCGCCGTTGCCTTCCTTCCAGGATCACAGGTAGACGTTCGTCCGGTTCGCGACATTGCGCCGCTTCGTGGTATTCCACAACCATTCCAGATCCTGAAAATGGATCGTCGTCGCGGAAATATCGTTGTTTCCCGTCGTGCCGTTCTGGAAGAGAGCCGTGCGGAAGCCCGTGCAGAGCTTATCGGAACACTGGAAGAAGGTCAGACACTTGAGGGTGTTGTTAAAAACATCACTGATTACGGCGCGTTCGTTGATCTGGGTGGTGTTGACGGTCTGCTGCACGTTACTGACGTTGCATGGCGCCGTGTTAATCACCCATCTGAAGCCCTTACCATCGGTGAAACTGTTAAAGTACAGGTTATCCGCCTGAACAAAGAAACTCAGCGCATCAGCCTGGGCATGAAACAGCTTCAGACAGATCCTTGGGATAGCCTCGAAGCGAAATATCCGCTGAACGCTAAATTCACAGGTCGCGTCACCAATATCACTGATTATGGTGCATTCGTTGAGCTGGAACCAGGTGTTGAAGGTCTTGTCCACGTTTCAGAAATGAGCTGGACCAAGAAAAACGTTCATCCAGGTAAAATCGTTTCTACCTCTCAGGAAGTAGAAGTGATGGTTCTGGAAGTTGACGAATCCCGTCGCCGTATCAGCCTTGGTCTGAAACAGTGCCTGGACAACCCTTGGGAACAGTTTGCTGAAACAATTCCTGTTGGAACAACCATTAAAGGTGAAGTCAAGAACATCACTGAATTTGGTTTGTTCATCGGCCTTGAAAACGACGTTGACGGCATGGTCCACATGTCAGATATCGACTGGAACGAGCCTGGTGAAAAAGCGATCCAGGAATACAAAAAAGGCGACGAAGTTACAGCCAAGGTTCTTGATATCGACATCGAGAAAGAACGCATCAGCCTCGGCATCAAACAGATGAGTGAAGACCCATTTGCCGGTGCAACTGAACTGAAAAAAGGCTCTGTTGTTACCTGTACTGTTACTGCAATCCAGGAAGCTGGCGTTGAAGTAGAAGTATCCGAAGGTGTTGTTGGCTTCATCCGTAAGGGTGATCTGAGCCGTGATCGTGCCGAACAGCGTCCCGACCGCTTTGCAGTTGGCGACAAAATCGATGCGAAAATCACTTCTATCGACAACAAAACCCGCAAAGTTACTCTTTCCATCAAGGCGAAAGAAGTTGCTGAAGAAAAAGAAGCCGTTGCACAGTATGGTTCATCCGATGCTGGCGCGTCTCTTGGCGACATCTTGGGTGCAGCAATGCGCAAAGCCAACGAAGGCGACGAAGAGTAA
- a CDS encoding TIGR02300 family protein: protein MAKPEWGEKHRCTSCSKPFYDMQKDPIICPACGAKHVPEKLLKSRKTAEPAKPVKAPEKPSSDEEGSVLLDDDAILDGDEDIDLPDDEDDDDLSGVVSAPAKEEDL from the coding sequence ATGGCAAAACCGGAATGGGGCGAAAAGCATCGTTGTACATCCTGTAGTAAACCGTTTTACGATATGCAGAAGGATCCAATTATCTGTCCGGCATGTGGTGCAAAACACGTGCCTGAGAAACTTCTAAAATCAAGGAAAACGGCTGAACCTGCAAAACCAGTAAAGGCACCGGAAAAACCTTCTTCAGATGAAGAGGGCAGTGTTCTGCTGGATGATGATGCAATTCTTGATGGCGATGAGGATATTGATCTTCCTGATGACGAAGATGATGATGATCTGTCGGGTGTTGTAAGTGCGCCTGCCAAGGAAGAAGATCTCTGA
- a CDS encoding phosphoribosylanthranilate isomerase, with translation MTPVKAKICGLTDPQSVDAAVSGGASHIGLVFYPPSPRNVSIEQAAELVRPVPKEVTIVGLFVDPDDAFLEQILNAVPLDLLQLHGSETPSRVGEIRARFSVPVMKALKIADKEDLAAANQYKDVADMLLFDAKAPKDMKNALPGGNGLVFDWRMLTNTPLSLPWMLAGGLNKENVAQAVTISGADFVDTSSGVEEKPGKKDPAAIHEFLKVVYEIRN, from the coding sequence ATGACACCCGTAAAAGCAAAGATATGTGGCTTGACTGACCCACAATCGGTTGATGCCGCTGTCTCTGGAGGGGCCTCCCATATCGGGTTGGTGTTTTATCCCCCCAGTCCCCGGAATGTGAGCATTGAACAGGCTGCGGAACTTGTGCGTCCGGTCCCAAAAGAGGTCACCATTGTCGGTCTGTTTGTTGATCCGGACGACGCGTTTCTGGAACAGATCCTCAACGCCGTTCCCCTTGATCTGTTGCAACTGCATGGGTCGGAAACCCCGTCCCGTGTCGGTGAAATTCGCGCCCGCTTTTCGGTGCCGGTCATGAAAGCCCTGAAAATTGCAGATAAAGAAGATCTGGCCGCGGCAAATCAGTATAAAGATGTCGCTGATATGCTTTTATTTGATGCAAAGGCACCAAAAGACATGAAAAATGCCCTACCGGGTGGAAATGGGCTTGTGTTTGACTGGCGAATGCTGACAAATACTCCCCTTTCCCTGCCATGGATGCTGGCCGGTGGATTAAACAAAGAGAATGTTGCTCAGGCTGTTACAATCAGCGGGGCAGATTTCGTTGATACCTCTTCAGGAGTGGAAGAAAAGCCCGGGAAAAAAGACCCCGCGGCAATCCATGAGTTCCTGAAAGTCGTATACGAAATACGGAATTAA
- the nthA gene encoding nitrile hydratase subunit alpha, with translation MGHNHKHSAPLPETVLRVKSLESLLVEKGLVQTSALDALVERYEHQVGPKNGAAVVAKAWCDPEYKKRLMQNASEAIAELGYTGAQGEEIIAVENTDDVHNVVVCTLCSCYPWPVLGLPPVWYKSAPYRSRVVREPRKVLEEFGTVLPAETQVRVWDSTAETRYLVIPKRPDGTEELTETQLAALVSRDSMIGVKKADAPSLGEAA, from the coding sequence ATGGGACACAATCACAAACATAGCGCGCCATTACCAGAAACCGTGCTTCGGGTAAAAAGCCTGGAATCGTTGCTTGTTGAAAAAGGATTGGTCCAGACGTCCGCGCTTGATGCATTGGTCGAGCGGTATGAACATCAGGTTGGCCCAAAAAACGGCGCGGCTGTTGTTGCAAAAGCCTGGTGCGACCCAGAATACAAGAAACGATTGATGCAAAACGCCTCGGAGGCGATCGCCGAACTGGGCTATACCGGCGCGCAGGGGGAAGAGATCATTGCCGTTGAGAATACGGACGATGTTCATAATGTGGTCGTTTGCACTCTATGTTCCTGTTATCCGTGGCCGGTTCTGGGCCTACCACCGGTCTGGTATAAATCAGCGCCTTATCGATCCCGCGTGGTGCGCGAGCCGCGAAAAGTTCTGGAAGAATTTGGAACCGTTTTACCGGCAGAAACCCAAGTGCGGGTGTGGGACAGTACGGCGGAAACACGGTATCTGGTTATTCCAAAACGACCCGACGGAACCGAAGAGCTTACTGAAACGCAACTGGCGGCGCTGGTCAGCCGGGATAGCATGATCGGTGTGAAAAAGGCGGATGCGCCTTCTCTTGGGGAGGCTGCCTGA
- a CDS encoding helix-turn-helix transcriptional regulator produces MRRADRLFQVIQILQSTGNVITAAMIADELEVSTRTIYRDIQDLMANRVPIRGEAGTGYILDKGYDLPPLMFNEEEIDAVMLGVHWVLSNGDPDIQRAARDVLGKIRSVLPKDRQELMQSARQVVPQPPQQAPIQISMPMIRRSIRERQKLEVIYRSLSGETSQRVICPMIVVFFQNIQLLVGWCELRQDYRNFRMDCFQQAQPLDQFFSRSDFESLDSYLKRSKESQQAEKSG; encoded by the coding sequence ATGAGAAGAGCCGATCGACTGTTTCAAGTGATCCAGATCCTGCAAAGTACCGGAAATGTCATTACGGCCGCCATGATCGCCGATGAATTGGAAGTGTCCACACGAACCATATACCGGGATATTCAGGACCTGATGGCCAATCGGGTCCCCATTCGCGGTGAGGCGGGAACCGGATATATTCTGGACAAGGGATATGACCTGCCACCCCTGATGTTTAATGAAGAAGAAATCGATGCGGTTATGTTGGGGGTGCATTGGGTCCTTTCCAATGGGGATCCGGATATTCAGCGGGCTGCCCGGGATGTGCTTGGGAAAATTCGCTCTGTCCTGCCCAAAGACCGACAGGAGTTGATGCAGTCTGCCCGGCAGGTTGTTCCCCAGCCGCCCCAACAGGCCCCCATCCAGATTTCAATGCCCATGATCCGTCGATCAATACGCGAACGGCAAAAACTGGAGGTTATTTATCGGTCTCTATCCGGGGAGACATCCCAGCGGGTTATTTGCCCGATGATTGTTGTTTTTTTCCAGAATATTCAGCTTCTGGTTGGCTGGTGTGAACTCAGACAGGATTACCGAAATTTTCGGATGGATTGTTTTCAACAGGCACAACCGCTGGATCAGTTTTTCTCCCGGTCTGATTTTGAAAGTTTGGACAGTTATCTCAAACGCTCAAAAGAAAGCCAGCAGGCTGAAAAATCCGGATAA
- the aroA gene encoding 3-phosphoshikimate 1-carboxyvinyltransferase yields the protein MTTKNSTQRPVTSSRCGPLRGEITVPGDKSMSHRSLILGGLAVGKTTVSGLLEGEDVLCTAEAMRKLGASIERCDDGTWEIHGVGVGGLQEPDTVLDMGNSGTAARLLMGVVASAPFTTFFSGDASLHKRPMRRVAVPLEEMGAQITSRSNARFPLAITGQDLIPIDYHPPVASAQVKSCIMLAALDTPGITTVTESKPTRDHTENMLSHFGVTVDVTQNDDGSRVIAVAGQQEMEGADILVPGDPSSAAFPVVAAAIHDGSDLTITNVGLNPLRDGIFETLSDMGADIQISNVRLQAGEQVGDIRVRGGMLKGVTVPPERAVSMIDEYPVLFVAAAFAHGTTTMRGLEELRVKESDRIAVMAEGLKACGVSLEEVEDGLIIHGRAVPPKGGATVNTELDHRIAMSFLVLGSGSEEPVTVDDGAVMETSFPGFTTLMNRLGAKIGPKGAS from the coding sequence ATGACCACAAAAAATAGCACTCAAAGACCAGTGACATCCAGTCGCTGTGGGCCTTTGCGCGGTGAAATCACTGTGCCAGGCGATAAATCAATGTCACATCGTTCCTTGATTCTGGGGGGGCTGGCGGTTGGCAAAACCACTGTCTCGGGCCTTCTGGAAGGCGAAGATGTTCTGTGCACAGCAGAAGCCATGCGCAAACTGGGAGCATCCATTGAACGGTGCGACGATGGCACGTGGGAAATTCACGGTGTCGGCGTTGGAGGCCTGCAAGAGCCCGATACCGTCCTGGATATGGGAAATTCCGGTACGGCCGCCCGCCTGTTGATGGGCGTTGTGGCAAGCGCCCCCTTCACCACGTTTTTTTCCGGGGATGCGTCCCTTCATAAACGGCCCATGCGCAGGGTTGCTGTCCCACTGGAAGAAATGGGCGCGCAGATTACATCGCGAAGCAACGCCCGTTTCCCCTTGGCGATTACCGGTCAGGACCTGATACCGATTGATTATCATCCGCCCGTCGCATCGGCACAGGTGAAATCCTGCATCATGCTGGCGGCCTTGGACACGCCGGGTATAACAACTGTGACCGAAAGCAAACCAACCCGTGATCACACCGAAAATATGCTCAGCCATTTTGGCGTCACTGTCGATGTGACCCAGAACGACGATGGCAGCAGGGTCATTGCGGTTGCCGGTCAGCAGGAAATGGAAGGGGCCGACATTCTGGTGCCGGGAGATCCGTCTTCCGCCGCTTTTCCTGTCGTTGCTGCCGCCATTCATGATGGGTCGGATCTGACAATTACGAATGTCGGGCTTAATCCGCTTCGCGACGGTATATTTGAAACCCTGTCTGACATGGGTGCCGATATTCAAATCAGTAATGTCCGCCTGCAGGCAGGCGAGCAAGTAGGCGATATTCGGGTCCGGGGCGGCATGCTGAAAGGGGTCACCGTTCCGCCTGAGCGGGCTGTTTCCATGATCGATGAATATCCTGTGTTATTTGTTGCCGCGGCTTTTGCCCACGGAACAACCACCATGCGGGGGCTTGAAGAACTCAGGGTCAAGGAAAGTGACCGCATTGCCGTAATGGCCGAAGGGCTTAAAGCCTGTGGGGTCTCCCTTGAAGAAGTGGAAGACGGCCTTATCATTCATGGCCGGGCGGTTCCGCCAAAAGGCGGCGCAACTGTTAACACGGAACTGGATCACCGGATTGCCATGTCCTTTCTTGTTTTGGGCAGCGGCTCGGAAGAGCCTGTGACCGTGGATGACGGGGCAGTTATGGAAACAAGTTTTCCCGGCTTTACAACATTGATGAACCGTTTGGGCGCTAAAATCGGACCCAAGGGGGCATCATGA
- a CDS encoding LapA family protein, which yields MKLISWIFLIFLGIFVITLSIGNRESVSFSLFPLPFVMDVPLFMLILAGGFLGVLLGAFRTWISDGKLRRENRQLKQEVGKLKGDLSRLAAEKTPEPDKTAQQALAGPDK from the coding sequence ATGAAACTGATTTCCTGGATCTTTTTGATCTTTCTTGGCATTTTCGTCATAACGCTGAGTATTGGGAATAGAGAATCCGTTAGTTTCTCTTTATTCCCACTGCCCTTTGTCATGGACGTGCCTCTTTTCATGTTAATCTTGGCGGGTGGATTTCTGGGGGTGCTGCTGGGCGCCTTCAGAACGTGGATTTCTGACGGAAAACTTCGGCGGGAAAACCGGCAGCTGAAACAGGAAGTTGGAAAACTGAAGGGTGACCTCTCTCGATTAGCCGCAGAAAAAACACCCGAACCCGATAAAACAGCTCAGCAGGCGCTGGCCGGCCCGGATAAGTGA
- the trpB gene encoding tryptophan synthase subunit beta produces the protein MTQLNTYRAGPDETGHFGQFGGRFVAETLMPLILELDDAYEASKKDPEFAKQLASLLKHYVGRESPLYFAERLTEHFGGAKIYLKREDLNHTGAHKINNCMGQILLAMRMGKKRIIAETGAGQHGVATATVAARFGLPCAIYMGETDIERQKPNVFRMKLMGAEVVPVKSGSRTLKDAMNEALRDWVTNVSDTFYIIGTVAGPHPYPALVRDFQNVIGEEVRRQIMEAEGRLPDTLLACIGGGSNAMGLFHPFLDDEGIDIIGVEAAGHGIETGQHAASLKGGRPGVLHGNRTYLLQDDDGQIIEAHSISAGLDYPGIGPEHSWLNDMGRVNYVNATDDEAMEAFQLCCKLEGIIPALETSHALAHLKKIAPDLPKDHVIVVNLSGRGDKDIFTVADALGVEL, from the coding sequence ATGACGCAATTAAATACATACCGGGCAGGCCCGGACGAGACTGGTCATTTTGGACAATTCGGTGGTCGTTTCGTAGCCGAAACTTTAATGCCCCTCATTCTCGAGCTGGATGACGCATATGAAGCCTCCAAAAAGGATCCTGAATTTGCCAAGCAGCTGGCAAGCCTTTTAAAGCATTATGTGGGGCGTGAAAGCCCGCTGTATTTTGCCGAAAGACTGACCGAGCATTTTGGCGGTGCGAAAATCTATTTGAAGCGCGAAGATCTCAATCATACGGGCGCGCATAAAATCAACAACTGTATGGGTCAGATCCTGCTGGCCATGCGGATGGGCAAAAAACGGATTATTGCCGAAACCGGCGCCGGTCAGCACGGGGTTGCCACCGCGACCGTCGCAGCCCGCTTCGGCTTGCCCTGCGCCATTTACATGGGTGAGACCGATATCGAACGGCAGAAACCCAACGTGTTCCGTATGAAATTGATGGGTGCGGAAGTTGTGCCTGTGAAATCCGGCTCCCGCACGCTTAAAGATGCGATGAACGAAGCCCTTCGAGACTGGGTCACCAACGTGTCGGACACCTTCTACATTATTGGAACCGTTGCAGGCCCGCATCCCTACCCTGCTTTGGTCCGGGATTTCCAGAACGTCATTGGTGAGGAAGTACGCCGCCAGATAATGGAAGCAGAAGGCCGCTTGCCTGATACCCTGCTGGCGTGCATCGGCGGTGGCTCTAATGCCATGGGTCTTTTCCATCCCTTCCTCGATGATGAGGGCATTGATATCATTGGCGTCGAGGCTGCTGGACATGGGATCGAAACCGGACAGCATGCGGCCTCGTTGAAAGGCGGACGTCCAGGTGTCCTGCATGGAAACCGCACCTATCTGTTGCAGGATGACGACGGACAGATTATCGAAGCCCATTCGATCTCGGCGGGTCTGGATTATCCCGGCATTGGACCAGAACATAGCTGGTTGAACGATATGGGCCGTGTAAATTATGTGAATGCGACCGATGACGAGGCGATGGAAGCCTTTCAGCTTTGCTGCAAACTTGAAGGGATTATCCCGGCGCTTGAAACCAGCCATGCCTTGGCGCATTTGAAAAAAATTGCACCAGACCTACCAAAAGATCATGTGATTGTTGTCAACCTCTCCGGTCGCGGGGACAAAGATATTTTCACTGTTGCCGACGCACTAGGAGTTGAACTGTGA
- a CDS encoding glutathione S-transferase family protein, giving the protein MSLSITVHEFPATPGLQLSPFGLKLETWLKMMGLDYDVHWTAQEMGPKGKVPYATVNGHVLGDSECIIDYITDQFSVPVPPAFLLSDVEKARGVMIRRLIEEHLYFIMVYSRWSDEKNWPGFKEIFFAPAPAFLRGFISKKVRKKVQANLVAQGIARHTMEEIYKKADIDLRALSVLLNDNLYFHGNAPTLTDASAYGLLANLYYSPVNNTVTDALEKHDNLVAYVKRMKGEFWPQSIRGGGDEASYRHVVDQQLAS; this is encoded by the coding sequence ATGTCATTATCCATTACCGTTCACGAATTTCCGGCAACACCGGGCCTACAACTCAGCCCTTTCGGATTAAAACTGGAAACCTGGTTGAAAATGATGGGTCTGGACTATGATGTGCATTGGACCGCACAGGAAATGGGACCCAAGGGAAAAGTTCCGTATGCAACTGTCAACGGACATGTTCTGGGCGATTCTGAATGCATTATTGATTATATTACCGATCAGTTTTCCGTTCCCGTGCCCCCGGCCTTTCTGCTGTCGGATGTCGAAAAAGCCAGAGGGGTCATGATCCGTCGGCTGATTGAAGAACATCTTTATTTCATTATGGTGTATTCGCGTTGGTCGGATGAAAAAAACTGGCCTGGCTTTAAAGAGATTTTCTTCGCGCCAGCGCCTGCTTTTCTCAGAGGCTTTATTTCAAAAAAGGTCCGCAAAAAAGTTCAAGCCAACCTTGTGGCACAAGGGATCGCCCGTCACACGATGGAAGAAATATATAAAAAGGCGGATATAGATCTGCGGGCGCTCAGCGTATTATTGAATGACAACCTCTATTTCCATGGAAATGCCCCAACGCTTACAGATGCCAGTGCTTATGGGTTGCTCGCCAATCTATATTACTCACCGGTCAATAACACCGTAACGGATGCGCTTGAAAAACATGACAATCTGGTGGCTTATGTGAAGCGGATGAAAGGGGAGTTCTGGCCTCAATCGATACGTGGAGGCGGGGATGAAGCGTCATACAGGCATGTTGTTGACCAGCAACTCGCATCCTGA
- the pyrF gene encoding orotidine-5'-phosphate decarboxylase, with product MRKLPSNPVFTAIDKYDLQEAAKVAQKVASITGGIKLGKEFFTANGPQGILEVVGTDIPLFLDLKFHDIPNTVAGAVRSAAKAFQPNMLTIHAGGGPAMIRAAADASAEFAEARPWILAVTVLTSMDQDDLAATGVAGQTTDQVIRLAHLAQQNGADGVICSPLEIAALRAECGPDFKLVVPGIRPAGSDHGDQKRVKTPVEALQEGADYLVIGRPITNALDPAAAAQIIVQDLT from the coding sequence ATGAGAAAACTTCCCTCAAATCCGGTTTTTACCGCGATTGACAAATATGACCTTCAAGAGGCCGCAAAGGTCGCCCAAAAGGTGGCCAGCATTACCGGTGGCATCAAGCTGGGGAAAGAATTTTTCACGGCCAATGGTCCACAAGGCATCCTGGAAGTTGTCGGCACGGACATCCCTCTTTTTCTCGATCTGAAATTTCATGATATCCCGAATACGGTTGCTGGCGCGGTCCGATCCGCCGCCAAAGCCTTTCAGCCAAACATGCTGACCATTCATGCTGGCGGCGGGCCCGCAATGATCCGCGCGGCAGCAGACGCATCGGCCGAATTTGCAGAAGCCCGGCCATGGATACTGGCCGTCACCGTCCTGACCAGCATGGATCAGGATGATCTGGCGGCGACCGGTGTCGCGGGCCAAACAACGGATCAGGTGATACGACTGGCGCATCTGGCGCAGCAAAATGGTGCCGATGGGGTTATTTGCAGTCCTCTCGAAATTGCAGCGCTCCGGGCAGAATGTGGTCCGGATTTTAAATTGGTCGTTCCGGGTATTCGACCGGCTGGCAGTGATCATGGCGATCAGAAACGGGTAAAAACCCCGGTGGAGGCTCTACAGGAGGGCGCTGACTATCTGGTTATTGGCCGCCCGATAACAAACGCACTGGATCCCGCCGCCGCGGCCCAGATTATTGTTCAGGACCTTACGTGA
- the sppA gene encoding signal peptide peptidase SppA, with amino-acid sequence MSIDTDAIIDRRRLKRRLFFWRTATVIVVLAALITFTVNITQSDSGPYVAKLDVFGVIIEDELRQEAIEQILSDDDATALVVYINSPGGSTYGSERLYKSLRRVAEKKPVITVIGTIGASGGYMTALAGDHIFAGESSITGSIGVIVQTTEFSALMDKLGVTANSITSGKLKGEPSPFKPMSEEGRKNLQEMVNQTHNWFVDMVAARRPMDRAQAETLADGGIQIGLSAVKSGLIDSLGGVPEARRWLESERDISLDLPLVTVDYSAPKGALEHLLEGMLGKSVISERLTLDGLISLWHPN; translated from the coding sequence ATGTCCATTGATACTGATGCAATTATTGACAGGCGCCGTTTAAAGCGGCGCCTGTTTTTTTGGCGCACAGCCACGGTTATCGTTGTGCTGGCCGCCCTAATCACATTTACCGTTAATATCACCCAATCTGACAGTGGACCCTATGTGGCCAAACTGGATGTTTTCGGGGTCATTATTGAAGATGAGCTTCGTCAGGAAGCCATTGAACAAATTCTTTCCGATGACGACGCGACCGCCCTTGTGGTCTATATCAACAGCCCCGGCGGCTCCACCTATGGCAGCGAACGATTGTATAAATCACTGCGCCGGGTTGCCGAGAAAAAGCCTGTTATCACGGTTATCGGAACAATTGGTGCCTCTGGCGGCTATATGACAGCCCTTGCCGGGGACCATATTTTTGCAGGCGAAAGCTCAATCACCGGATCGATCGGTGTGATCGTCCAGACAACCGAGTTTTCCGCTTTGATGGATAAACTTGGGGTAACTGCCAATTCCATCACCTCTGGTAAATTAAAAGGGGAACCCTCTCCGTTTAAACCGATGAGCGAAGAGGGCCGAAAGAATTTACAGGAAATGGTCAATCAGACCCACAACTGGTTCGTTGACATGGTAGCAGCGCGGCGGCCCATGGATCGGGCCCAGGCCGAAACACTTGCGGATGGCGGGATTCAAATCGGCCTCTCTGCCGTCAAATCGGGGCTGATCGACTCGCTCGGCGGTGTTCCTGAGGCGCGTCGCTGGCTGGAATCAGAGCGGGATATTTCTTTGGACTTGCCCCTGGTTACAGTCGATTATAGTGCGCCGAAAGGGGCTTTAGAGCACCTTTTGGAAGGGATGTTAGGGAAAAGCGTTATATCTGAAAGACTTACACTTGACGGACTGATCTCCCTTTGGCACCCTAATTAG
- the cmk gene encoding (d)CMP kinase yields the protein MIIAVDGPVAAGKGTLAKRIAAKYGYTYLDTGALYRAVGLFMLRHKQDPSDHALAAAAARNVHEISLDDPDLRKEETGNAASVVAVNNDVRAALLDYQRSVAKHRDGAVLDGRDIGTVVCPNADVKLFVTASSEERAHRRLAELVAKGETTSYEAVLKDLEERDARDRSRTSAPLAKADDAHLLDTTKLDIEAALEAACRIIDASKG from the coding sequence ATGATTATTGCCGTGGACGGACCGGTTGCCGCCGGAAAAGGAACATTAGCAAAACGAATCGCTGCTAAATATGGCTATACATATCTGGATACCGGGGCGTTATATCGCGCTGTTGGCCTGTTCATGCTTCGCCATAAACAGGATCCGTCCGATCACGCCCTGGCGGCGGCGGCGGCGCGAAATGTGCACGAAATATCGCTGGATGATCCGGACCTTCGAAAAGAAGAAACCGGTAACGCCGCCTCTGTTGTGGCCGTCAATAACGATGTCCGCGCAGCCCTGCTGGATTATCAAAGATCCGTTGCAAAACATAGGGATGGTGCGGTTTTGGACGGTCGAGACATTGGAACTGTGGTCTGCCCGAATGCCGATGTTAAGCTGTTCGTCACCGCCAGCAGCGAAGAGCGCGCACACCGCCGACTTGCCGAGCTGGTGGCCAAAGGAGAAACAACCTCATATGAGGCGGTTCTAAAAGATCTGGAGGAACGGGATGCCCGTGACCGATCTCGCACTTCTGCTCCCTTGGCAAAAGCTGACGATGCACACTTGCTTGATACAACAAAATTGGATATAGAGGCAGCACTTGAAGCGGCTTGCCGGATTATTGATGCCTCTAAAGGGTAA